One Aegilops tauschii subsp. strangulata cultivar AL8/78 chromosome 2, Aet v6.0, whole genome shotgun sequence genomic window, TATTTTCTAAAAATTGTGATGGAATATTCAAGATTTTTCTAAATTTCTTGCTGTTTTTCTAATTTCATCCTACCATAGTCATAATGTTATTCACTCGGAACTACAAAACTCCTCCAACTGAATATTTGCTTTTTCTATCTTAGGCCTGCTATTTCATTTCACGTGATTTACTTTGTCTATTTTTTTGCTTTGTGCATGTAGCATGTTCGTATGCAGGTGGTTGAACTCTTATGTAGTTTTATCAGCGGACGCGACAATAAAGAATCGGTAAATCGTACTCccttgtaaagaaatataagagcccTTATAAATCACTAAAAAAGTGCAGGTTTTCTATGGACAAGTTAGTAGGTTTCATCATCTTTCTATATCACCTTGGTGTAGCAACTTCGGCGTTTAAATAAACTTCGAGTGATTGCGAAAGAATTGATAGAAGCCTATGAATAAAGTATCCCTAATAACTACCACTGGACAGTAGCAAGAACAGCACTTGATACAGCTCTGCTTCCCCTTAGGCGAAAAGGCAGAGCCATGCTTCCCCTTCGTCAATCAAAAAGGGAAGGGAAAAAAAAGAGTCGCGGGAGTTTGGACTTGAAGAGCTTACCGCTGAAGGCGATGTCGTAGGCGGCGACGACGCAGGTCTGGATGACGGTGTTCTCCTGCCTGGTGAAGGGCTGGCGGAGGAAGCCCATCCTCTCGATGGCGGAGGTCCAGAGGCGGACGAAGAAGAAGCCGAGGAGGCCCGCGGAGACGTTGAGCGACGGGATGATGCCGGTAGTGAGGTTGAGCTTCATCACGATGACGCTGAACATGATGGCCAGGAAGAAGCTGACCACGAAGGCGCGGAGCGTCAGCTGCTCCCGCCACGTCGGCACCGGCTTGCCCTCGAACGCGCGCTCCACGGACGCCTCCCCGGCCGGCGCGACCCCTTTGATCTCGCCGTCGTCGGCCCCGTCTGCCTTGGCGGCGTTGTGGCGGTGGCGCAGCGTGCCGGCCTCCACCGCCGActcctcgtcgccggcgccgaCGGCGGAGGCGTCCGCTTCCGTGGTGTGCGGCGCCATTGCCTTTTGGAATGGACGTACGCACCGCGTGCCCCTCCTCCTTGTTTCAGCTCTGCGTGTGAGCGTAGCTGTAGCTGTGCCGCTACGGTGGCGAGGGTTTGTATTTATCGAGGCTTGGAGGTTATGGAACTTTGATACTGACGCACACCGTGCGGATTGGATGGTATTAACGCATTGATTTTTCTGCTCTATATACTATTCCAGCTATACATACTACTACCAGTACACTGACTGGTACATGTTGTTTTCGATTGTTATTTCGAGTTAGATGTGAATATTGATTATTCATTGAGTTGGCGCCGGCTGAGCGTCACGCTGATGTTCAAGTGGCCGTTGTTTAGCCGTACGTACTACGTAGCTCGCGTGTTCTCATTGATGGGAGGGCGAGCCTGTCCGCCTAAACTAATCGGGCGTCATGATACAGCTTACTACTACAGCGACGTTGTCATGAGATGAAAATCTCTGTCCGAGCTTGGATACATTTTAGTCGCATGACTAAAAATAATGGGACTAAAACTTGTTAGCCTCATTCATGCTTGAATCCAAATattaaagagactaaaatcaagttaataaGCATTTATTATCCTTCAAACCCTCTAATCCAGAACTCGCTTGTATTAAAGGAGAGGaattaaatgaggagagagaggactaatccatattttagtaggggtacccctgactaaaaaatttagtctcaagactagttttagtctctctttagtcaggggtgctggaaactttagcctcttaaagagactatttttagtcagactaaaataagtcccttagATCCAAGCACACTCTTAATACAGCGCTCTTATCATGCGAATGCAGACAGCTTTCGGGGAGTAGTGTGTGACCAGCGTATCTGCCTAGTACACTATGTCTATGTGAATCGGGAATGCACAGCTAAGACCGACAATCACCGATGCCGGCTAAGCCCCCTCTATAAATCGGCACAAAATTTGGCCTGGTTTTCTTCAGGACTCCCGAGTGAAGCAAAGTCAAACTGAAGCTCCAACGCTTATCCGATTCCAGCTGTATAACATACTAGTCTGCTTGCTACGGCACAGGAACAGGGGCCTCGTGTACATACATATACATAGATAAATGCATGTTCTCTAGATAGATAAGATAATCCAACGGTCAGTTCAAGGCCGCTTTCGCTGGCTGGCCCGAGCAGAGCAGCATAAACAGGAGCGGAAAACGCAAACGCCGACTGTGCAGCGCCGCAGGCGCCATCTCCTACCACCATAGTTGACCCCCGACCCCGATCGATCACACGTCCAGCTCCACTTGGATGCTGCTCATATCCAGAATCAACCACGGTGCGTACTAGCTTGGATTGGAGCGAGGTTTGTAGACTTCCTTtctttttggctctttccatgtGTGAACTGCGCAGCACGCGGGCAGCATGTGAAAGCAGCGGATATGGAAACTTAGGCACGGCTATACTGATAGCGAGTGATCCCCTAATAATCGATGCGTATAAATGTTCATCTCTTGTGGCTGCACGCCAAGATTCCTCCAAGTCCCACGACTTTGACCAGCTGACACGATCGGGATCTTCCTAACGGATTAGCATGACGGGATCTCCCCCAAGATACCTGTTCTGCAGATAATACGACGGTGAGCGAGTTCATGCCGTTTTCGCTGGTCCGAGCAGCTAGCATAAACAGGAGCAGAATCCGCAGGCCATGCTTGACTGACTGGACGATCAAATGCTCGCCTCCTCGAGTATTTTTCGGCTCTCTTTCCATGTGAACTGCGGAGCAACGGGGTAGCGCATGCGCATGTGTATGCGGCCAGCGTGTGAAAGCACGTAAGCTACGCAGCTAAACTGATAGCGAGTGGTCGCTTGATGGTTGATGCGTATTAACCAGTGCTACTACTAGTACGTAATCTCTTGAAAGATTCCTTTGATTCTTGTGGCGAGAAGGCTTTGACCACATTGCTTTGCATTGCAGGCTGATACGAATACGATGGGGGATCTTAACGGATTAGCCCCTACGGTATCTCGGGGACAAGGAGAAGGCGCGGATATAAAATTTGGCTGGCTGGTTGCCGGAAACGGGACGGCTCGGCCGGCCGGCTGGAGCCGCGTCAACAGCATCTCTAGCAATTTCCTCTTAATTTAACTCCTTATATAAACTTAACTCGCAAGTTTTTTTTTGGAGACAATCCACGCGAAGCTTTATTTAGTTCGACCCAATGTTCAGAGGTACAAACGAGAGATTATCAGGGTGTCCTAACCAAACATGGCGGCCCACCCCTAAACTTAAAACATGCTTCGCTAGATTGTAAGCCTTGAAATTTGAGCTCCTAAACTCACGAACAAAACTACTACTACATGAAATAACTTAACTCGCAAGTGATTTTTAGGTGTTAGAGAGGCTTGCACCTAGCCCATGGCCTAAACTTAACTTCCCAAAGTTTTTTCTATAATCTTATATAAGGACGACTTACATGATGAGAGATGTGATCTCGTCCCAAATAACAAGGTTTTTTGGCAGCATAATCTAGGCAGCTTGAATGTCGTCTCAAACATTACCGCTGGCCTAAGGGCATCTCCACCCGATCTCTTGAAAACTATTCGAGGAGTAAATTTCGGTTTTGAGGGGTTAAATTGGACCTAGCCGATCCCTTATCTGCTTTAGAGGAGGAATTTTTTTACGCATCGCGGTGGCCACCCCTTATATTTGCTCGAGCGGCGTCGCTTCTCCGACCCCTCTCTCTCACTCGCAGCTCGCTCGCACCGTGATGACGCCCAAATCGCCCTTCCTCCCGCCTGCACCAGAGCCGCCCCACACCTCCTCCACGCTTCCAATCAGTCGACGCCGCCCCGAAATGGCCGTATCTAGCCGCCGGAGGTTGCCACCGCCGATATGAAGCATGGACCCATGCCATAGCGCGCGTCCGACCCAAGGTCACGGCAGACATGGGTCTCGGCTGCCGCCACCTAAGAAGAAGAAGTACACAACGTGTGGCAGTGGCCATGGGGGACGTGGGTGTCCGAAATAAAGGGCATGGACACCAGCGTCTGGTACTAGCTGCCGTCGACATCGACCCCCGATTGGTCTCCCGCCGCAAGTTGCTGGAGAACCGGGAGGCCTTTGAGCGACCGGAGGTGGCGCGTGCCGATGAAGAGTGCATGACCGAGCTCCACCGGATATATCTGGAGCTCGTCGCTGAGGAACGCCAGCAGCTCGATCTATACAAGATGGGCCTCGAGGCCAGGCCGTcctgtgtgtgtgtggggggggggggggggggggggcagagcGAAAGTGATCGAGCTTTTGTGTAACGACTCTGACTctggctccggctccggcggcgtGAATTGGAAGAAGATCGTGGCTGAAATAGGGGAGGAAGAAAACGAATAGGTTTGATTGTTTTTATTATTTCGCTCAAACCAACTAGTTTAGATTCATGTTATGTAATGTAGTTTGAACCTAATTTGTGCTATCCATTGTTATATGTGTGTTATGCAATGTAgtttgaatcaaatttgactatcGATATTTAAATTTGTGTGAATGAGTTTTAGGGAGTAAAAATAAAGAGTTTGGCGGCTAGGAACCACATTTTTAATACTCCTCAAATATACGGAGTTGATATGCATTGCTGGAGCACGGCTTACATAGCTGTGGGCAGGCCATGTGATTGGACGGTCAATCCACTTCAATGCGGCACAACGGCCGGAGTTACTTTCTCAGGACGCGACTCCACATTGAAGCTGCGAGACCCGAGAGGTCGCGCCGGTCAGCGCCGCCCTCTAGTTTGGTTACATCGCGCGGCCAGTGCCAGCCGCTACGTGCTCTGGGCCAAGATGAATGCGACACGCCAAGCGACGAGGCCCGAGATGTCGTGTCGGTCAGCGCCGCGCGCCTGTCCGGTCACGTTGCGTGGCTTCAATGCCGGCCGCTACATGCTCTAGGCCGGCATGAACGCGGCGCGGGAAGCAGCACGTGCCTTGGATGTAAAGCGCGGGAGAGATGGGAGGGCTTTTTTGGGTGGGCCAGGGTTGTCAGACGCTTTCGCGTGGCAGTGGTTCGGACAGCCGCAAAGCCCCCTGGTTTATTTTCGGTTTGTGAAAAAAATGACATCCGAACCACAGAATGGATCGATACAGTACCTCGTTGGATGACAAAACATGTTCTGGACGCATGATCCGGAGGTTTGAGCCCTTAACCACTTTAAGATAGAGTATATAATATCATTTGGGCATGGCCACAATATCTAAAAAATTTCTTTGATAAATTCAGCACTAGCAATAAAACTAGTTAACCACTTCAAGATAAAGAGTATAACCTACGCAATGCCTATGGAGAACCCGAGTCTGGGAGCTTCAAGATTGGTAAATTCACCATATGTATCTTGCTATATATCGACGAGAAGGTTGCTTAGGCAGAAAGAATAACCCGTCTTAAGCAGACACATCAATAATAGCAGATGCCGACTATGTCAAATGTGAGAAAGCTGTACACCAGATGCAGATGCTTACAAACTACGCCCTCTATTCAAAAATGTacatttaggaacagaggtaCGTGGTATAAGTCAAAACCAGAAGGCGTCGAGCCTACGATCACGCGGGCCATCGTTGTCGTGGCCTGGCCGGCCGTTCTCGTCATCTCAGTGGAGCTGTGGAAGCACCCCTGCTGCCCTGCATATAAACCAACCAAAGGCTCCGGCCTCCGGCGTGCACCTCCGCCCGGCTACCTCGACGTAGAAAGCTAGCGTCCGTGGTGCGCCGTTCTCTTGCTAGGTTGGCAGGCACATGGCCACCGCCATGCAGCACGCCACCGGCTCGAACGCGGCCGCGGCTGACGACGTGGAGATGGTGGAGGCGAGCGAGCTCCGGCGGCGAAACAGGCcgcgcggcgacgggggcgccGTCGCCGCTGCGGAGGAGGACGAAGACGAGGCGGCGTCCGTGGAGCGCGCGTTCGCGGACCAGCGCGTGCCGTCGTGGCGGGAGCAGCTCACGGTGCGCGCCTTCGTGGCGAGCTTCTTCCTGGCCACCATGTTCAGCGTCATCGTGATGAAGCTCAACCTCACCGTCGGCATCATCCCCTCCCTCAACGTCTCCGCCGGCCTCCTCAGCTTCTTCTTCGTCCGCCTCTGGACGGCCGCCATGGAGAAGGTCGGCCTCCTCAGGCAGCCCTTCACCCGGCAGGAGAACACCGTCATCCAGACCTGCGTCGTCGCCGCCTACGGCATCTCCTTCAGCGGTAATTCTTGTGGCAGCACATCGATCGGTTTCGCGATTCTCAAACATTGATTTTTGATACTGGCATGCGCATACATACTAAGTTTTTTTTTTTAGGCTCATACATACTAAGTCACCTTTTTTTTTGCAATAAGGCCAAAGGCCAGATTGAATTACAGACTCTACAGCCCACAATAGGGAAATTGTAAAGCCTGTTAGATATTTCTACATGAGTACATATGTCAAGCTTGTTGGTTATTTCTACATGAATATGTCAAGCTTGTTAGATATTTCTACGATAGTTTacaaaaaaaaaagatatttctACGATAGGTACCTTAACTATTTGCGAAATTCTCTTTGGAACCAACTTTTTTGTGTGGATTTCTCTAGTAAAAATTTATGAAAGCACTTGTCCAGGATCCCTATTTCACGATTAACTCATCCACGTCTTTCAGGTGGCTTTGGTAACTACCTACTGGCCATGAGTGATAGAATCGCTTCCCAGGCAGATGAGGCAAATAACCCTCAAAATATCAAGAATCCACATCTTGGATGGATAATTGGTTTCCTGCTTCTTGTCAGCTTCATTGGGCTCTTTGGTCTTGTACCTCTGAGGAAGGTAAAATCATTCTATGTTCTGATATTTATTTTCTCAAGCAACCATGTGCATACCATTTTAACCAAATTAGCACTGTCCAGATCATGATCATCGACTACAAGCTGACCTATCCAAGCGGCACTGCAACTGCCTATCTCATAAACGGCTTTCACACGCCCCATGGTGCCAAGATTGCAGTGTAAATACTGCAACAATTTCTATTTTTGAGCTAGTCAGATCTGTACACGACGAGCTTACGAGTCTTGCTTTGGTTTGCGTCGTTTCACAGGAAGCAAGTAAAGAAACTGGGCTTGTTCTTCGTGCTCAGCTTCTTCTGGGGTTTCTTTCAGTGGTTCTACACAGCCACCGATACTTGTGGATTCAACCAATTCCCATCATTAGGGCTGCAAGCTTACCAGAACAGGTAAAGATTGTAGACCATGCAAAGGATGTCTTCAGTAAAATTTCTCCAAAGAGTGATGCGTCATTAGTCCATTAACTTAAACTCGTTGCACACTTTAATCCAACAACTCGGGAAGTGGTCGATTTAGGAAGTAAATAAACACGTTTATTTGTTCAGTTAAGGCTAAAACTGATTCGGAAGAGGAAAAAACTGTCCACGTGGCTGCCGCGTCCGCGTACCTTGCATATTGGGTGAATTATTTACATGGAGTTTTTTCCCTAAAGCAGACGAAACTGGGATccggcttgcctgctccctctccatgctcccatccgtgctcccacttcatcctacggctgttcttttccctttttcttttctaatctaatcatctccccccctgattttcaaggggtggggccgggccttattttcttccaatcaaatcaagccacgtatgcgggagcacggatgggagcatggGAAGGGAGCAGGCAAGTCTCGTCCACGAAACTGAACCTGGGCCTTACGGAAAATGAGGGACACCTCTGACCACTAGAATGCACATTGTTTTGTTTATAAAGCAGGTCAACTAATTATTTGTATACGCAATGATATGGTTAATTGTTTTCTACAAAATCAGCCAATTGTTCATAAGGTGATAGTATTATTTATGTCTTCTGGAGCCTGGACCCTACGGAAAGTAATATGACTTGCCGACCTAGAACGACAAATTAGTTTGCATAACAGTTAGGTTACATAATTTGTATAGAATCACGGCTCGTGCTAGCTAATTGTGTGCACGCTGTTTTGACAATTTGACGTGTTGGAGTCCTTAAGCCTCAGCCTTCTCCAGCTCTGGAGGAGACTTAATTAGGCGAGGCGAACCGTCATTACATCATGTTCTTACTCTGATTTCTGAATTTGAAGTTTCGTTCAAATCTGCAGAGCACAACTCTTTCAACATCTCCTTAATCGAACTTCTTTTTTGCAAGGTTTTACTTTGACTTCTCTCCGACCTATGTCGGAGTTGGAATGATTTGCCCACATATTGTGAACGTATCTGTTCTCCTTGGAGGCATCCTGTCATGGGGAATAATGTGGTCTCTCATAGCCAAGAAAAGGGGTATTTGGTTCTCGGCTGATCTTGCTGATACTAGTCTTCACGGAATGCAAGGTTACCGGGTAAGAAAACGCTCTTTCTTGAAGCCCGAGTTATCCTTTCTTCTACTAAATTCCAATTGATATTACAGGTGTTTATAGCCATTGCCTTGATTCTCGGTGATGGCCTCTACAACTTTCTCAAGATGCTCATTCTCACAGCCTGGTCATTAAGATCTCAACACAAGAAGAGTAGCGCTAGCACACTTCCAATCTCTGATGATGAACAAAGCAATGGTACTGCAGCTATATCATACGATGAGGAGCGACGCAATGAACTCTTTCTAAAGGATCAAATCCCCTGGTACATTGCATATGGAGGCTATGCTGCTGTTGCCGCCGTATCTATTGGCACTGTCCCGCAGATATTCCCTCAGCTGAAGTGGTACCAAATATTGGTAGCCTACATCGTAGCACCGATACTTGCCTTCTGCAATGCCTATGGAACTGGCCTCACTGATTGGTCTCTCGTTACAACTTATGGAAAGCTCGCAATCTTTGCTTTCGGTGCGTGGACAGGTGCTTCACATGGAGGTGTTCTTGCAGGTCTGGCTGCCTGTGGTGTGATGATGAGCATTGTTTCTACTGCTGCTGATCTGATGCAGGACTTCAAAACAGGATACCTGACACTGGCCTCACCAAGGTCAATGTTCATCAGCCAAGTCATAGGCACTGCAATGGGTTGCGTCATTGCTCCCTGTGTTTTCTGGCTTTTTTACAAGGCCTTTGATAATATTGGGATCAGTGGAAGTGAGTACCCTGCACCAAATGCTGCCATCTTCCGCAGCATGGCAATATTAGGTGTCGATGGCTTCTCATCGCTACCAAAGAACTGCCTTACTCTCTGCTACATATTCTTTGTTGGAGCAATCGTTGTCAACTTGATAAGAGATCTTGTTCCCAAGAAGGTATCAAACTTCATACCAATCCCAATGGCGATGGCAATCCCATTCTACATAGGATCGTAT contains:
- the LOC109764335 gene encoding probable metal-nicotianamine transporter YSL13 isoform X1, yielding MATAMQHATGSNAAAADDVEMVEASELRRRNRPRGDGGAVAAAEEDEDEAASVERAFADQRVPSWREQLTVRAFVASFFLATMFSVIVMKLNLTVGIIPSLNVSAGLLSFFFVRLWTAAMEKVGLLRQPFTRQENTVIQTCVVAAYGISFSGGFGNYLLAMSDRIASQADEANNPQNIKNPHLGWIIGFLLLVSFIGLFGLVPLRKIMIIDYKLTYPSGTATAYLINGFHTPHGAKIAVKQVKKLGLFFVLSFFWGFFQWFYTATDTCGFNQFPSLGLQAYQNRFYFDFSPTYVGVGMICPHIVNVSVLLGGILSWGIMWSLIAKKRGIWFSADLADTSLHGMQGYRVFIAIALILGDGLYNFLKMLILTAWSLRSQHKKSSASTLPISDDEQSNGTAAISYDEERRNELFLKDQIPWYIAYGGYAAVAAVSIGTVPQIFPQLKWYQILVAYIVAPILAFCNAYGTGLTDWSLVTTYGKLAIFAFGAWTGASHGGVLAGLAACGVMMSIVSTAADLMQDFKTGYLTLASPRSMFISQVIGTAMGCVIAPCVFWLFYKAFDNIGISGSEYPAPNAAIFRSMAILGVDGFSSLPKNCLTLCYIFFVGAIVVNLIRDLVPKKVSNFIPIPMAMAIPFYIGSYFAIDMFIGTVILFVWQKLDRAKSETFAPAVASGLICGDGLWVLPQSVLALAKVKPPICMKFLSRGMNDKVDAFITTLS
- the LOC109764335 gene encoding probable metal-nicotianamine transporter YSL13 isoform X2 produces the protein MATAMQHATGSNAAAADDVEMVEASELRRRNRPRGDGGAVAAAEEDEDEAASVERAFADQRVPSWREQLTVRAFVASFFLATMFSVIVMKLNLTVGIIPSLNVSAGLLSFFFVRLWTAAMEKVGLLRQPFTRQENTVIQTCVVAAYGISFSGGFGNYLLAMSDRIASQADEANNPQNIKNPHLGWIIGFLLLVSFIGLFGLVPLRKEASKETGLVLRAQLLLGFLSVVLHSHRYLWIQPIPIIRAASLPEQPIVHKVIVLFMSSGAWTLRFYFDFSPTYVGVGMICPHIVNVSVLLGGILSWGIMWSLIAKKRGIWFSADLADTSLHGMQGYRVFIAIALILGDGLYNFLKMLILTAWSLRSQHKKSSASTLPISDDEQSNGTAAISYDEERRNELFLKDQIPWYIAYGGYAAVAAVSIGTVPQIFPQLKWYQILVAYIVAPILAFCNAYGTGLTDWSLVTTYGKLAIFAFGAWTGASHGGVLAGLAACGVMMSIVSTAADLMQDFKTGYLTLASPRSMFISQVIGTAMGCVIAPCVFWLFYKAFDNIGISGSEYPAPNAAIFRSMAILGVDGFSSLPKNCLTLCYIFFVGAIVVNLIRDLVPKKVSNFIPIPMAMAIPFYIGSYFAIDMFIGTVILFVWQKLDRAKSETFAPAVASGLICGDGLWVLPQSVLALAKVKPPICMKFLSRGMNDKVDAFITTLS